The nucleotide sequence GCCGGAGTAAGCCCCAGCTTCTCGCAGACCTTCTCCTCGACCGCGGGATCGAGATGGGCGAAAGTTCCCACGGCGCCCGAGATCTTCCCGACAGAGATCGCCTCGCGCGCGCGCTCCACGCGCTCCCGCGCCCGGCCGAACTCCGCGAACAGGACCGCCATCTTCAGCCCGAAGGTGGTCGGCTCGGCGTGCACGCCGTGAGTCCGTCCGATACAGGGGGTCTTGCGATGCTCGAGGGCCCGCGCCTTCAGCGCGGAGCGAACCCGATCGATGCCGCGCAGGATTTGATCGGCCGCCTCCCGCAACAGCAGTGCCTGGGCGGTGTCGACCACGTCGGAGGAGGTCAGGCCCAGGTGGATGAAGCGGGAGTCCGCTCCGACATGCTCCGCGACGCTGGTGAGAAAGGCGATGACATCGTGCTGGACGGTCTTCTCGATCTCCAGAGCCCGCTCGGCGTCGAACGCCGCCTTCCTGCGGATGTTCTCCGCCGCCTGGCGCGGGATTTCGCCAACCTCGGCCATCACGTCCACCACGGCGAGCTCGACCTCGAGCCACTTCTCCATGCGATGGGCATCGGTCCAGATGCGACCCATCTCTATCCTCGTGTATCGCGAAATCAAGCGGAAAGCTCCTCGCTTTCTGTCGGCCGCGCGCTGCGGCGCGCGGGCCTCGTCAAACTTCGATCCACCGCGCGGAGGGCCCCTGCTCCGCCACGGTCATCTTGATCGATTCGGCGCCGCTCCCGAGGGCGCGGTGCGCCGCCAGCATCGCGAGATCGGCCCGGTTGTTCGTGCGGCTCAGGTGCGCCAGGATCAACGACCGGGTCCGGCCATTGACCGCTCCGGCGATCAGCGCCGCGGCCTCCTCGTTGCTGAGGTGGCCGCGCGGCCCGCGCAGCCGGTCCTTCAATTCCTCGGGGTACGGTCCCCGCTCCAGCATCTCCACATCGTGGTTCGTCTCGACGATCAGGATCTCGCAACCCTCGAGGAGCGAGGCCACCGCCGCCGGCGCCTGCCCCAGGTCCATCGCATAACCGACGCTTCCCTCGCTCGTCTCCAGCCTCAGGGCCACCGGATCGGCCGCATCGTGAGGTACGCGGGCGCTGCTCACCCGCCACCCCGCAACATGGGAGCTCCGGCCGCTCTCGAAAGCGGCCCAGCGGAATTGCGGCGTGCACAACCCCAGGCAGCGCAGCGTGGAGGCGGTGGCGACAATCTCGCAGCCGAAGCGGGCCGCGAAGCGCTCGGCGCCGCGCGCATGATCTCCGTGCTCGTGCGTCAGGATCATCGCCCGCACCCTACGCGGGTCGATTCCCACGGCGGCCAGCCTCGCCTCCAGGTCGCGGCAGGAAAAGCCGGCGTCCAGCAGCACGACGGTCCCGCCCGACTCGACGACGACCGCGTTGCCGGCGCTACCGCTTCCCAGGACGGCGAGTCGCAGGGCCGCGCTCCTCCAGCCTATCGTCCGGTGTGTCCGAACCCCCCGGCCCCCCGCCGGGTGGCCGGCAGCTCCTTGACCTCTTCCAGCCGCGCGCGCGATACGCGCGCGATCACCATCTGTCCGATCCGATCGCCGCGGCGGATGGTATAAGGCGCACTCCCCAGGTTCACCACCACCAGGCGAATCTCCCCGCGATAGTCGGCGTCGATCGTCCCCGGGGAGTTCAGCAGCGTCACGCCGTGCTCCGCCGCCAGCCCGCTGCGGGGCCGGATCTGCGCCTCGAATCCCTCCGGCAGCGCCACGGCGAGGCCCGTCCCGATCAGGGCCCGGCCACCGGGCGTGAGAGTGACGTCTTGCCCGACGCAGGCCCTGAGATCGAGGCCCGCGGAGCCGGCCGTCGCATATTCTGGCAGGGGAAGATCCGATTCCGGAGAGATCCGGGTGATGAAGACCCTGGCTTGGGAAGAATCGTCGAGAGGGCTCTGTCCCATCCTGGCTTCCGCCCCGCTAGGGGGCGACGGCGGATCGCGTCAAAAAACCAGCTCGCCGCGGGTCAGCTTGAACCTGGAGGTGTTCCCGAGGACCGCCATGGCGCAGGTGGAGCTGTCGAACATCTTGCGCGCCAGGCTGCGGACCTCGTCCGCTTCGACCCGGTCGATTCCTTCGATAATCTCGTTGAGGGTGAAGGGGCGGTGGAAGTAGACCTCCTGCCGCGCCAGGTTCGACATCCTCGACGAGCTGCTCTCCAGGGAGAGCATCAGGCTTCCCTTGAGATGGTCCTTCGCCATCCTCATCTCTTTCTCGGAGGGGCTCTTCTCCTTGAGGGCGACGAACTCCTCGAGGATGAGGCGCACCACCTGCTCCGCCGACTCGGGAGAGGTGGCGGCGTAGACCATCAGGTAGCCGGTGTCCTTGAACGAATTGACCGACGAGAAGACGTTGTAGGCGAGCCCCCGGTCCTCGCGGATGTTCTGGA is from Candidatus Polarisedimenticolia bacterium and encodes:
- a CDS encoding MBL fold metallo-hydrolase; protein product: MARAAGRGQGAAGHPAGGRGVRTHRTIGWRSAALRLAVLGSGSAGNAVVVESGGTVVLLDAGFSCRDLEARLAAVGIDPRRVRAMILTHEHGDHARGAERFAARFGCEIVATASTLRCLGLCTPQFRWAAFESGRSSHVAGWRVSSARVPHDAADPVALRLETSEGSVGYAMDLGQAPAAVASLLEGCEILIVETNHDVEMLERGPYPEELKDRLRGPRGHLSNEEAAALIAGAVNGRTRSLILAHLSRTNNRADLAMLAAHRALGSGAESIKMTVAEQGPSARWIEV
- the dut gene encoding dUTP diphosphatase, with the translated sequence MGQSPLDDSSQARVFITRISPESDLPLPEYATAGSAGLDLRACVGQDVTLTPGGRALIGTGLAVALPEGFEAQIRPRSGLAAEHGVTLLNSPGTIDADYRGEIRLVVVNLGSAPYTIRRGDRIGQMVIARVSRARLEEVKELPATRRGAGGFGHTGR